Proteins co-encoded in one Anopheles moucheti chromosome X, idAnoMoucSN_F20_07, whole genome shotgun sequence genomic window:
- the LOC128306445 gene encoding uncharacterized protein LOC128306445, which produces MENESLPILLITANVGSVFEDPSNLLHIWIKEFLEHIAARQPAFIALHLQEVGGKTYEKSMEYVQEFIKQLCESEELRDYNRIRVYLDEDYNSAEHFTALGNLYFVQSTVNHVLMWNFLTHEWDSVEGKSIHTGSIETVATKEKAKFPQQFFPECKWSRKGFLRTRWFLNGTVFDLVNIHLFHDASNLEACEEYPSVYCKSRRRALVHTLERFHKDTVNRPVPYFVFGDFNFRCDTEGVIKKLTEDLTMHRVQNTKNDSTKVQYRDATGTNVLTVGKKEFFHCDQSTFKEIWLRQFDRELESLRSILYEFPITFPPSYPYEEDPFQPGAYMATRCPAWCDRILVSPAARKLICEEIADDRREDCNQGDEPVSLTSDHPTVSYGIIGANVCMGDHKPVYLSIRIKTSQGIVDNCSCDTHVPRKLRVEHPIYNNSASMDSSSNNNTIVVSLSSYGSNNGNIAEVRTMPPKAELIRQLASTAAQCSDSDRSTSATTIIPFASSLDVDSFAYHQLHYPSACADCAARIERCYEQNLLGLDPVVPSAGQANQQHFMRDEQTVEPNQAAPLELLSQACFRYQHPLVSINVFDTDSNLNVCMCALYCNNVNDAKNVNVAETKQPHVPGKLNGGGPHVDEVGAGASAAICPNCRNMIKHQPIEHRKTLISRRMMLANDVIVNRIDTHYLNTYSMSQGSNGTGQLHPFEPYTPESAESHSPLPESSDSSKASQSTSHTDANRDSDDSSRACGKTTGSKSFPTGDECQPLVANDTEHASDAVSHGLKSETACKTTTQRAANVQAATGSDAQRAANVRLPTGHDGSIGGVSPRQLKSRLEKLKRLADERRKQYGEWTRSFSLSDTTKQTHTKCSIMPIASDGGCSNDAGYGSPLSDTDRALICSETDPSDSTASAALLPGMRPSTANSNHCNSHCRNEQSQSTAHAAANVTSSIAMRRDSVIVNCCRGMCTIL; this is translated from the exons CTGCAGGAGGTAGGTGGTAAAACGTACGAAAAATCCATGGAATATGTGCAAGAATTCATCAAACAGCTCTGCGAATCGGAAGAGCTGCGTGACTACAATCGTATTCGGGTATATTTGGATGAAGACTACAATTCGGCGGAACATTTTACG GCCCTCGGTAATTTATACTTCGTCCAGAGCACGGTCAATCACGTGCTGATGTGGAACTTTCTCACGCACGAGTGGGATTCCGTCGAGGGTAAAAGTATACATACGGGAAGTATTGAAACAGTTGCTACCAAAGAAAAGGCGAAATTTCCTCAACAATTCTTTCCCGAG TGCAAATGGTCCCGTAAAGGATTTCTACGTACGCGTTGGTTCCTGAATGGTACCGTGTTTGATTTAGTTAACATTCACCTCTTTCACGATGCGTCAAACCTGGAAGCGTGTGAAGAATATCCATCCGTGTATTGTAAGAGCAGACGCCGTGCACTCGTACATACACTGGAGCG ATTTCATAAAGATACAGTTAACCGACCAGTGCCATACTTTGTCTTTGGTGATTTTAACTTCCGTTGTGATACGGAAGGTGTTATCAAG AAACTTACCGAAGATCTCACAATGCATCGGGTTCAGAATACGAAAAACGACAGTACAAAGGTTCAATATCGGGATGCAACCGGCACCAACGTTCTGACCGTGGGGAAAAAGGAGTTTTTCCACTGCGACCAAAGCACGTTTAAAGAAATCTGG CTGCGCCAGTTTGATCGCGAGCTTGAATCACTTCGAAGCATACTGTACGAGTTTCCCATCACCTTCCCACCGTCGTACCCGTACGAGGAGGATCCGTTCCAGCCGGGTGCGTATATGGCGACACGGTGTCCGGCGTGGTGCGATCGAATACTGGTAAGCCCTGCGGCCCGGAAACTTATCTGCGAGGAAATAGCAGACGACCGACGGGAAGATTGTAACCAGGGTGATGAACCGGTCAGCCTCACCAGTGATCATCCCACCGTCAGCTACGGTATTATCGGTGCAAATGTCTGTATGGGAGATCATAAG CCGGTTTATCTCAGCATTAGAATCAAGACGAGTCAAGGTATTGTAGATAACTGCTCCTGTGATACGCATGTGCCTAGAAAACTGCGTGTTGAACACCCTATTTATAATAACAGTGCAAGTATggatagtagtagtaataataACACTATCGTAGTAAGTCTTAGTAGTTATGGTAGTAATAATGGCAACATAGCCGAAGTGCGCACAATGCCACCGAAGGCGGAACTTATCCGTCAGCTGGCTTCCACTGCAGCCCAGTGTAGCGATAGCGATAGAAGCACTAGCGCCACCACCATCATTCCGTTTGCCTCGTCGCTCGATGTTGATAGTTTTGCCTACCATCAGCTGCACTACCCGTCCGCTTGTGCCGACTGTGCCGCACGCATCGAACGGTGCTACGAGCAAAACCTTCTCGGGCTTGACCCGGTCGTACCGTCCGCTGGGCAAGCGAACCAGCAACATTTCATGCGGGACGAGCAGACGGTAGAGCCCAATCAGGCGGCACCACTCGAATTACTTTCGCAAGCATGCTTTCGGTATCAGCATCCACTGGTCAGCATTAACGTGTTCGATACGGACAGCAACCTTAACGTATGCATGTGCGCACTATATTGTAACAATGTGAATGATGCGAAAAATGTGAACGTTGCTGAAACGAAACAGCCGCACGTACCGGGAAAGTTGAATGGTGGTGGTCCGCATGTAGATGAAGTCGGTGCCGGTGCGTCCGCCGCGATCTGCCCAAACTGCCGTAATATGATAAAACATCAACCGATCGAACACCGCAAAACGCTTATCTCGCGTCGGATGATGCTTGCCAACGATGTGATCGTAAATCGTATCGACACACATTACCTAAACACGTACTCGATGTCGCAGGGCAGCAACGGCACCGGACAGCTGCATCCCTTCGAACCGTACACACCGGAGAGTGCCGAGTCTCATTCCCCCCTGCCAGAGTCAAGTGACAGCAGCAAAGCGTCGCAAAGTACAAGCCATACCGATGCAAACCGCGATTCGGACGATTCGAGCCGGGCGTGCGGAAAAACCACTGGCTCGAAATCGTTTCCCACCGGCGATGAATGTCAACCGCTGGTAGCGAATGATACCGAACACGCATCGGACGCCGTTTCGCACGGACTGAAATCGGAAACCGCGTGCAAAACCACCACCCAGCGTGCAGCAAACGTACAAGCGGCTACAGGCAGCGATGCGCAACGGGCCGCCAATGTTCGGCTTCCGACCGGTCACGACGGTAGCATCGGTGGCGTATCGCCCCGACAGCTAAAGTCGCGCCTGGAAAAGCTAAAACGGCTCGCGGACGAACGACGCAAACAGTATGGTGAATGGACGCGCAGTTTCTCGCTGTCCGACACAACCAAGCAAACCCACACCAAGTGTTCCATCATGCCGATCGCCAGCGATGGTGGCTGTAGCAATGATGCCGGTTACGGCTCTCCCCTGTCTGACACCGATCGGGCACTGATCTGCAGTGAAACCGATCCATCCGACAGTACCGCATCGGCGGCTCTCCTTCCAGGGATGCGTCCATCAACTGCTAATAGCAATCATTGCAACAGCCACTGTCGCAACGAACAGTCACAATCGACGGCACATGCTGCGGCAAACGTAACAAGCTCTATTGCAATGCGTAGAGACTCTGTAATAGTGAACTGTTGTCGCGGGATGTGTACGATACTATAG